A single window of Methylomarinum sp. Ch1-1 DNA harbors:
- a CDS encoding argininosuccinate synthase, whose protein sequence is MTEINKVVLAYSGGLDTSVILKWLQDTYSCEVVTFTADIGQGEEVEPARAKAKAAGIKEIYIEDLREDFARNYIFPMFRANTIYEGEYLLGTSIARPLIAKRLIEIANETGAQAISHGATGKGNDQVRFELGAYALRPDIKIIAPWREWDLNSRQKLLAYAESHGIPVEMKKGKASPYSMDANSLHISYEGGILEDPWAEPEEDMWRWTVSPELAPDQATYVELTYQKGDIVAIDDVPHSPAEVMDKLNEIAGANGIGRLDIVENRYVGMKSRGCYETPAGTLMLKAHRAIESITLDREVAHLKDELMPRYATLIYNGYWWSPEREMLQEMIDASQRTVNGKVRLKLYKGNVSVVGRDSATDSLFDEAIATFEEDEGAYDQKDAEGFIKLNALRMRIAAKKR, encoded by the coding sequence ATGACGGAAATTAATAAAGTCGTTTTGGCCTATTCAGGCGGTCTGGATACTTCGGTCATTTTAAAATGGTTACAGGACACGTATTCTTGTGAAGTCGTCACGTTCACTGCGGATATCGGTCAGGGAGAAGAGGTTGAACCGGCTCGCGCCAAGGCCAAGGCCGCGGGAATCAAGGAAATCTATATCGAAGATTTGCGCGAAGACTTTGCTCGCAATTACATTTTTCCGATGTTCCGCGCCAATACCATCTATGAAGGCGAATATTTATTGGGCACGTCGATCGCGCGTCCTTTGATTGCCAAGCGATTGATTGAAATCGCCAATGAAACGGGGGCCCAGGCCATTTCCCATGGCGCGACCGGCAAAGGCAATGATCAGGTTCGTTTCGAACTGGGCGCTTACGCCTTGCGTCCCGATATTAAAATTATTGCGCCTTGGCGTGAATGGGATTTGAATTCGCGGCAAAAGCTGTTGGCCTATGCGGAAAGTCATGGCATCCCCGTTGAAATGAAAAAAGGCAAGGCTTCGCCTTATTCGATGGATGCGAATTCGCTGCATATCTCCTACGAGGGCGGTATTCTGGAGGACCCTTGGGCGGAACCGGAAGAAGACATGTGGCGATGGACGGTGTCCCCGGAACTGGCGCCGGATCAGGCGACCTATGTCGAACTGACCTATCAAAAAGGCGATATCGTCGCGATCGATGATGTGCCGCACAGTCCGGCCGAGGTGATGGATAAGTTGAATGAAATTGCCGGCGCTAACGGCATCGGTCGATTGGATATCGTCGAAAATCGTTATGTGGGCATGAAATCGAGAGGCTGCTACGAAACACCGGCCGGCACTCTGATGTTGAAGGCGCATCGCGCGATTGAATCGATCACGCTGGACAGGGAGGTGGCGCACTTGAAAGATGAATTGATGCCGCGTTACGCGACTTTGATTTACAACGGTTATTGGTGGAGTCCCGAACGTGAGATGTTGCAGGAAATGATCGATGCCTCGCAGCGTACCGTCAATGGTAAAGTCCGCTTGAAGCTGTATAAAGGAAACGTCTCTGTCGTTGGTCGTGATTCCGCAACCGATAGCTTGTTCGATGAAGCGATTGCAACTTTCGAGGAAGATGAAGGCGCCTACGATCAGAAAGACGCGGAAGGTTTCATCAAGCTGAATGCGTTAAGAATGAGGATTGCGGCCAAAAAACGTTAA
- a CDS encoding c-type cytochrome, whose product MKKSLGLLAGVALIALSGQAFADQETKIGKKIYDRAFGRGCGACHDISSNPQLKELIKAGELDKAKFAQVIKEGKNGMPKAIDAIMAVGPVKKAGYTEDQAIDAVYKYLSE is encoded by the coding sequence ATGAAAAAATCATTAGGTTTATTAGCGGGCGTTGCTTTAATCGCATTAAGCGGTCAAGCATTCGCAGACCAAGAAACAAAAATCGGTAAAAAAATCTATGACCGTGCATTCGGTCGCGGCTGTGGCGCTTGTCACGACATCTCTTCCAACCCACAATTAAAAGAGTTGATCAAAGCTGGCGAACTGGATAAAGCCAAATTCGCTCAAGTTATCAAAGAAGGCAAAAACGGTATGCCAAAAGCGATCGACGCCATCATGGCCGTTGGTCCTGTTAAAAAAGCGGGTTACACCGAAGACCAAGCGATCGACGCCGTCTATAAATACCTGAGCGAATAA
- a CDS encoding IS110 family transposase — MFMMQDGKAKKKKLKRSELLAFVAQMPVSVIAMEACGGAHHWARAFQALGHEVVLLNTRFVKAFVVGNKNDYNDAEAIYTAACQPNKRSVAIKGIEQQDLAMLQGVRRGKVDERTALVNQMRGYLAERGIVLPRSVNQFRKQLPSILEDGENDLSTLSRKLFAEQYQALKALDEAIRALDREITAVCQNNALARRLLDIPGIGP, encoded by the coding sequence ATGTTCATGATGCAAGACGGCAAAGCAAAGAAAAAGAAATTGAAACGGTCGGAACTGTTGGCCTTTGTGGCTCAGATGCCGGTGAGCGTGATCGCGATGGAAGCCTGCGGCGGCGCTCATCATTGGGCCCGGGCATTTCAGGCCCTGGGCCACGAAGTAGTGCTGTTGAATACTCGCTTCGTGAAGGCATTCGTGGTTGGCAATAAAAACGATTACAACGACGCCGAGGCGATTTACACGGCGGCCTGCCAGCCGAACAAACGCAGCGTGGCGATCAAAGGCATTGAGCAGCAAGACTTAGCCATGCTGCAAGGTGTCCGGCGAGGTAAGGTGGACGAACGCACGGCCTTGGTCAATCAAATGCGCGGTTATCTGGCTGAACGAGGCATCGTGCTGCCGCGTAGCGTGAATCAGTTCAGAAAACAACTGCCCAGTATTCTGGAGGACGGGGAAAATGACCTCAGCACGCTGAGCCGGAAGCTGTTTGCCGAGCAGTATCAAGCGCTGAAAGCCTTGGACGAAGCGATCCGGGCTCTGGACCGGGAAATTACGGCAGTATGCCAAAACAATGCCTTAGCCCGACGATTGCTTGACATACCGGGTATCGGTCCTTGA
- a CDS encoding WD40 repeat domain-containing protein, protein MNRRTTPYPLIILLLGFALISGCDLTEKPEKTTRLAENGVFSANLSEHYALIGTLTGHAELWQLKPKSLLHKWQHTDDSAGIIGLDISSNEEYAVTAEKNSIAWWRVSDGILLAVWSLPDIYSVSISADGQYALVGLIDKAIYLALEYGRTLYAFRHDDIVVASDLSDSGLYALTGSEDHSAKLWDLTNGRLKYSWRHDNKLATVALGHGDRYALTSAVLSQSRLWDIVSGEAYKNIGPQRTTLSAAVFSADDKYLLAGHISQRIELWNTENGSLEKFWRAKKADAWRPTAATILALAFVSNGKKFNSIATNGYLQRWRRQ, encoded by the coding sequence ATGAATAGGCGAACAACACCGTATCCGCTAATTATCCTGCTGTTGGGCTTTGCCCTGATCAGCGGCTGCGATTTAACCGAAAAACCTGAAAAAACCACCAGATTGGCGGAAAATGGCGTATTTTCCGCCAACTTATCGGAGCATTATGCCTTAATCGGCACGCTCACTGGCCATGCGGAACTGTGGCAGCTAAAACCCAAGTCTTTGCTGCATAAGTGGCAACATACCGATGACAGCGCCGGCATCATCGGCCTGGATATTTCCAGTAATGAAGAGTACGCCGTCACGGCGGAAAAAAATTCGATAGCCTGGTGGCGCGTCAGTGACGGCATATTGCTGGCTGTTTGGAGCCTACCGGATATTTACAGCGTCAGCATTTCCGCGGACGGTCAATATGCACTGGTCGGTTTGATCGACAAGGCCATTTATCTCGCCCTGGAATATGGCCGCACGCTTTATGCTTTCCGACATGACGACATTGTTGTCGCAAGCGATCTATCCGACAGCGGTCTATACGCATTAACCGGCTCCGAAGACCACAGCGCCAAGCTTTGGGACCTGACTAACGGCAGATTGAAATACTCCTGGCGACATGACAATAAACTGGCGACCGTCGCGCTAGGACACGGAGATCGCTATGCGCTGACCAGCGCCGTATTGAGTCAGAGTCGGTTATGGGACATCGTCAGCGGCGAAGCCTACAAAAATATCGGCCCACAACGAACCACGTTATCGGCCGCCGTTTTTTCCGCAGATGACAAATATCTGCTGGCGGGACATATATCGCAACGAATCGAATTATGGAATACCGAGAACGGCTCACTGGAAAAATTCTGGCGCGCTAAAAAAGCCGACGCATGGCGTCCCACCGCGGCGACGATTTTGGCCCTGGCCTTTGTCAGCAACGGAAAAAAATTTAACAGCATCGCCACCAACGGTTATTTACAGCGCTGGAGACGACAATAA
- a CDS encoding transposase, whose translation MKCGRTLRHRSPLGEKGQSGILENMASRADFLQCTEHRIRFVYTPKHCSWLNQVEIWFGILSRRLLKRGSFPSIKALNQRIQAFIAFFNETLAKPFRWTYIGKPLLV comes from the coding sequence GTGAAATGTGGCAGAACTCTGCGGCATCGAAGCCCGCTGGGCGAGAAAGGACAATCCGGCATTTTAGAGAACATGGCGTCGCGCGCGGACTTTTTACAATGCACCGAGCACCGTATCCGTTTTGTTTATACACCAAAACATTGTTCATGGCTGAACCAAGTCGAGATTTGGTTCGGCATTTTAAGCCGTCGCTTACTCAAACGCGGAAGTTTCCCTTCGATTAAGGCTCTGAATCAAAGAATTCAGGCGTTCATTGCATTTTTTAATGAAACATTGGCAAAACCGTTTCGATGGACCTATATTGGTAAGCCTCTACTTGTCTAA
- a CDS encoding helix-turn-helix domain-containing protein: MARPLLPLTLSSEQQSILETIVRSREAPHSLVQRAQIVLLAHVGNTNKSIAQNLGLCEETVGFWRKRWLGDSIELEKYADQSKKLREAISHVLADKPRAGCPGVFTAEQICQLLALACETPPEHLSHWTQPALVRTAIDRGIVDTISLSSIGRFLKSGGFETASH; the protein is encoded by the coding sequence TTGGCACGTCCACTCCTCCCACTGACATTGAGCTCTGAACAGCAGAGCATTTTGGAAACCATTGTTCGAAGTCGCGAAGCGCCACACAGTCTGGTGCAACGTGCTCAAATCGTGTTATTGGCCCACGTCGGCAACACCAATAAATCGATCGCTCAAAACCTGGGGCTCTGTGAAGAAACGGTCGGGTTTTGGCGAAAGCGTTGGTTAGGCGACAGTATTGAGTTGGAAAAATATGCCGACCAATCAAAAAAGTTGCGCGAGGCGATCAGTCACGTGTTGGCCGACAAACCACGCGCTGGCTGCCCCGGCGTCTTTACTGCGGAGCAGATTTGCCAGTTATTGGCGCTCGCTTGTGAAACGCCTCCCGAGCATCTCAGTCATTGGACGCAACCGGCACTCGTCCGAACCGCTATTGATAGGGGGATTGTAGACACCATTTCGCTCAGCAGTATCGGGCGTTTTTTAAAATCAGGGGGATTTGAAACCGCATCGCACTAA
- a CDS encoding transposase, which produces MTAILATADVGDGKGYDSSRDYAASLGVVPRQHSSGDKQVLLGISKRGNRQLRTSLIHGARAVLKYCGDKSDPLSLWLKGLIERRGFNKAAVALANKNARIIWALATRGGDYVPQMA; this is translated from the coding sequence TTGACCGCCATTTTGGCCACGGCTGACGTCGGCGATGGCAAGGGTTATGATTCGAGCCGAGATTACGCGGCCAGCTTGGGCGTGGTGCCAAGGCAGCACAGCAGCGGCGATAAGCAGGTATTACTGGGCATCAGTAAACGCGGCAACCGCCAATTGCGCACATCCTTGATTCACGGGGCAAGAGCGGTGCTGAAATACTGCGGTGACAAGAGCGACCCCTTGAGCCTGTGGCTCAAAGGCTTGATTGAACGGCGAGGCTTCAACAAAGCGGCCGTGGCTTTGGCCAACAAGAACGCCCGGATCATTTGGGCGCTGGCAACGCGTGGCGGCGATTACGTGCCACAAATGGCCTAA